From a single Anas acuta chromosome 16, bAnaAcu1.1, whole genome shotgun sequence genomic region:
- the CDH26 gene encoding cadherin-like protein 26 isoform X1 yields MDLLAVLLLLQVTATNSFSHDVENFSLRRAVQKKNTQLIDSYQLDSLRPLRRTKRTWVITTIDVTEEEEGPFPKHAGQLFNNRSFNTSVKYLISGPGVDESPEIGLFSIEDDENGHVYVHRTIDREKTPSFQIRFDIVHRETGQPLDRPLYFKIKVKDVNDNAPEFPEEEFSITIRENHSEDDPVFQVTALDKDESGTANSHVSYSLSTQIPLLDGFPFDIDPTTGTIHLSGCLNYKTASTFKLLVKAYDQGTPQLSSTATVNVAIEDANNHPPVFTRDNYQLQISEGREHSAALWLQVEDEDSPYTPAWRAKYTIIKGNEKEQFTIETDPDTNEGILSVIKPLSYKDDSEKRLIISVANEEPFFSCENGIVMTSSLEPMNTTVNIKVTELQNVPQFHPPILVVQKEDEMKPGRMFRKYLATYPDGGPNKIRYELSRDPAGWLSVDENSGVLTVVKEFDQESPYVNNSLYTIIVHGIGHDTPPQTGTGTILLYLSDIKEHMPTLVDPSLDVCDKKEMRPLIIKAKSPLVHSHSWPFTFELAEDSEDVKSTWKLGRNFVESVELLMLRSLPQGTYVVPFIIRDRRGLSTRQNQHIRLCFCPDGHACEDLPQRAVRFGGGAIAIILTAFLLLLVSSILLCQFNVPQSKSKAVVLPQEGEQTFINYNEESSKPLCHSGLYTIQKTVQVRHHDHIIQTVEKILNQKLYDQSALEPYWASYAPCIYALEGELEKSNSFHSLSMGSDDLPTDFLNTLGPKFSALDEICQKRFSSFS; encoded by the exons ATGGATCTCCTcgctgtgctgcttctcctgcag GTTACTGCCACCAACAGTTTTTCTCATGACGttgaaaatttcagtttaagACGAGCTGTCCAAAAGAAGAATACTCAG CTGATAGATTCTTATCAATTAGACAGTCTACGTCCTTTACGAcgtacaaaaaggacatgggTTATCACCACCATTGATGttacagaggaggaggaaggaccATTCCCAAAACATGCTGGACAG CTGTTCAATAACAGGTCATTTAATAcatcagtaaaatatttaattagtgGACCTGGGGTAGATGAATCTCCAGAGATTGGATTGTTTTCTATAGAAGATGATGAAAACGGGCATGTGTATGTACATCGTACCATTGACAGAGAAAAGACTCCATCTTTTCAG ATACGTTTCGATATTGTGCACAGAGAAACTGGTCAGCCACTGGACCGCCCTTTATATTTCAAGATTAAAGTAAAAGATGTTAATGATAACGCACCTGAGTTTCCCGAAGAGGAATTCAGCATTACAATAAGGGAGAACCACAGTGAAG ATGACCCGGTTTTCCAAGTTACTGCCTTGGACAAAGATGAAAGTGGCACTGCTAATTCTCACGTGTCCTATTCTCTAAGTACGCAAATACCCCTTCTAGATGGATTCCCATTTGATATTGATCCTACCACAGGAACAATACATCTGTCTGGATGCCTGAATTATAAG actgCCAGCACTTTCAAACTTCTGGTGAAAGCCTATGACCAAGGAACTCCGCAGCTGTCATCTACTGCAACAGTGAATGTAGCTATTGAAGACGCAAACAACCACCCCCCTGTATTTACTAGGGATAAT TACCAGCTACAGATTTCAGAAGGCCGAGAACACTCAGCTGCATTATGGCTACAAGTGGAAGATGAAGATTCGCCTTACACTCCAGCTTGGAGAGCCAAATACACAATAATAAAAGGCAATGAGAAGGAACAATTCACCATTGAGACTGACCCAGACACAAATGAAGGCATTTTGAGTGTTATCAAG CCTCTCAGCTATAAAGATGACTCTGAGAAGAGACTCATAATTTCTGTAGCAAATGAAGAACCTTTCTTCTCATGTGAAAATGGCATTGTGATGACCTCAAGCCTAGAACCCATGAACACAACTGTGAATATCAAGGTTACAGAGTTGCAAAATGTTCCTCAGTTTCATCCTCCTATACTTGTTGTCCAAAAAGAAGATGAGATGAAGCCTGGAAGAATGTTTAGAAAGTACCTTGCTACATATCCAGATGGTGGGCCAAATAAGATTAG atatGAACTATCCCGTGACCCAGCTGGATGGCTGAGTGTAGATGAGAATTCTGGAGTTCTTACTGTAGTAAAAGAGTTTGATCAAGAATCCCCTTATGTGAACAACAGCCTGTACACCATCATCGTCCATGGTATTGGTCATG ATACTCCACCACAGACTGGTACTGGCACCATCCTGCTTTATTTGTCTGACATTAAAGAGCATATGCCAACGTTAGTGGATCCTTCTTTAGATGTATGtgacaaaaaagaaatgagaccTCTCATTATAAAAGCTAAGTCTCCTTTGGTCCATTCACATTCTTGGCCATTTACATTTGAGCTTGCTGAAGACTCTGAAGATGTGAAGAGTACCTGGAAATTAGGAAGGAACTTTG TGGAGTCGGTGGAACTTTTGATGTTAAGAAGCCTCCCACAAGGTACCTATGTGGTGCCCTTCATTATTCGGGACAGGCGAGGACTTTCTACAAGGCAGAATCAGCATATAAGGCTCTGCTTTTGCCCAGATGGGCATGCATGTGAAGATTTACCACAAAGAGCTGTGAGATTTGGAGGTGGTGCCATTGCAATAATACTGACAGCTTTCTTACTACTATTGG TTTCCAGTATTTTACTTTGTCAGTTTAATGTGCCACAATCTAAAAGCAAAGCTGTTGTTCTACCTCAAGAAGGTGAACAGACTTTTATCAACTATAATGAAGAGAGCAGTAAGCCATTGTGTCAT AGTGGCCTGTACACTATACAAAAGACAGTCCAAGTAAGACACCATGATCACATCATACAGacagtagaaaaaatattgaatcaG aAATTGTATGACCAAAGCGCACTGGAACCTTACTGGGCAAGCTATGCACCTTGCATATATGCACTGGAAGGAGAACTGGAGAAAAGTAACTCCTTCCACTCTCTCTCCATGGGCAGTGACGACTTGCCCACAGATTTTTTGAACACTCTAGGACCAAAGTTTTCTGCTCTGGATGAAATCTGTCAGAAGCGATTTTCGTCATTCAGTTAA
- the CDH26 gene encoding cadherin-like protein 26 isoform X2: MDLLAVLLLLQVTATNSFSHDVENFSLRRAVQKKNTQLFNNRSFNTSVKYLISGPGVDESPEIGLFSIEDDENGHVYVHRTIDREKTPSFQIRFDIVHRETGQPLDRPLYFKIKVKDVNDNAPEFPEEEFSITIRENHSEDDPVFQVTALDKDESGTANSHVSYSLSTQIPLLDGFPFDIDPTTGTIHLSGCLNYKTASTFKLLVKAYDQGTPQLSSTATVNVAIEDANNHPPVFTRDNYQLQISEGREHSAALWLQVEDEDSPYTPAWRAKYTIIKGNEKEQFTIETDPDTNEGILSVIKPLSYKDDSEKRLIISVANEEPFFSCENGIVMTSSLEPMNTTVNIKVTELQNVPQFHPPILVVQKEDEMKPGRMFRKYLATYPDGGPNKIRYELSRDPAGWLSVDENSGVLTVVKEFDQESPYVNNSLYTIIVHGIGHDTPPQTGTGTILLYLSDIKEHMPTLVDPSLDVCDKKEMRPLIIKAKSPLVHSHSWPFTFELAEDSEDVKSTWKLGRNFVESVELLMLRSLPQGTYVVPFIIRDRRGLSTRQNQHIRLCFCPDGHACEDLPQRAVRFGGGAIAIILTAFLLLLVSSILLCQFNVPQSKSKAVVLPQEGEQTFINYNEESSKPLCHSGLYTIQKTVQVRHHDHIIQTVEKILNQKLYDQSALEPYWASYAPCIYALEGELEKSNSFHSLSMGSDDLPTDFLNTLGPKFSALDEICQKRFSSFS, from the exons ATGGATCTCCTcgctgtgctgcttctcctgcag GTTACTGCCACCAACAGTTTTTCTCATGACGttgaaaatttcagtttaagACGAGCTGTCCAAAAGAAGAATACTCAG CTGTTCAATAACAGGTCATTTAATAcatcagtaaaatatttaattagtgGACCTGGGGTAGATGAATCTCCAGAGATTGGATTGTTTTCTATAGAAGATGATGAAAACGGGCATGTGTATGTACATCGTACCATTGACAGAGAAAAGACTCCATCTTTTCAG ATACGTTTCGATATTGTGCACAGAGAAACTGGTCAGCCACTGGACCGCCCTTTATATTTCAAGATTAAAGTAAAAGATGTTAATGATAACGCACCTGAGTTTCCCGAAGAGGAATTCAGCATTACAATAAGGGAGAACCACAGTGAAG ATGACCCGGTTTTCCAAGTTACTGCCTTGGACAAAGATGAAAGTGGCACTGCTAATTCTCACGTGTCCTATTCTCTAAGTACGCAAATACCCCTTCTAGATGGATTCCCATTTGATATTGATCCTACCACAGGAACAATACATCTGTCTGGATGCCTGAATTATAAG actgCCAGCACTTTCAAACTTCTGGTGAAAGCCTATGACCAAGGAACTCCGCAGCTGTCATCTACTGCAACAGTGAATGTAGCTATTGAAGACGCAAACAACCACCCCCCTGTATTTACTAGGGATAAT TACCAGCTACAGATTTCAGAAGGCCGAGAACACTCAGCTGCATTATGGCTACAAGTGGAAGATGAAGATTCGCCTTACACTCCAGCTTGGAGAGCCAAATACACAATAATAAAAGGCAATGAGAAGGAACAATTCACCATTGAGACTGACCCAGACACAAATGAAGGCATTTTGAGTGTTATCAAG CCTCTCAGCTATAAAGATGACTCTGAGAAGAGACTCATAATTTCTGTAGCAAATGAAGAACCTTTCTTCTCATGTGAAAATGGCATTGTGATGACCTCAAGCCTAGAACCCATGAACACAACTGTGAATATCAAGGTTACAGAGTTGCAAAATGTTCCTCAGTTTCATCCTCCTATACTTGTTGTCCAAAAAGAAGATGAGATGAAGCCTGGAAGAATGTTTAGAAAGTACCTTGCTACATATCCAGATGGTGGGCCAAATAAGATTAG atatGAACTATCCCGTGACCCAGCTGGATGGCTGAGTGTAGATGAGAATTCTGGAGTTCTTACTGTAGTAAAAGAGTTTGATCAAGAATCCCCTTATGTGAACAACAGCCTGTACACCATCATCGTCCATGGTATTGGTCATG ATACTCCACCACAGACTGGTACTGGCACCATCCTGCTTTATTTGTCTGACATTAAAGAGCATATGCCAACGTTAGTGGATCCTTCTTTAGATGTATGtgacaaaaaagaaatgagaccTCTCATTATAAAAGCTAAGTCTCCTTTGGTCCATTCACATTCTTGGCCATTTACATTTGAGCTTGCTGAAGACTCTGAAGATGTGAAGAGTACCTGGAAATTAGGAAGGAACTTTG TGGAGTCGGTGGAACTTTTGATGTTAAGAAGCCTCCCACAAGGTACCTATGTGGTGCCCTTCATTATTCGGGACAGGCGAGGACTTTCTACAAGGCAGAATCAGCATATAAGGCTCTGCTTTTGCCCAGATGGGCATGCATGTGAAGATTTACCACAAAGAGCTGTGAGATTTGGAGGTGGTGCCATTGCAATAATACTGACAGCTTTCTTACTACTATTGG TTTCCAGTATTTTACTTTGTCAGTTTAATGTGCCACAATCTAAAAGCAAAGCTGTTGTTCTACCTCAAGAAGGTGAACAGACTTTTATCAACTATAATGAAGAGAGCAGTAAGCCATTGTGTCAT AGTGGCCTGTACACTATACAAAAGACAGTCCAAGTAAGACACCATGATCACATCATACAGacagtagaaaaaatattgaatcaG aAATTGTATGACCAAAGCGCACTGGAACCTTACTGGGCAAGCTATGCACCTTGCATATATGCACTGGAAGGAGAACTGGAGAAAAGTAACTCCTTCCACTCTCTCTCCATGGGCAGTGACGACTTGCCCACAGATTTTTTGAACACTCTAGGACCAAAGTTTTCTGCTCTGGATGAAATCTGTCAGAAGCGATTTTCGTCATTCAGTTAA